One Halobacterium zhouii genomic region harbors:
- a CDS encoding potassium channel family protein has protein sequence MAGRVEYEPASVKELLAEMKDTAELLIDLSFSAVLHGSDGVAEEVLKLEERMDVLQLRARMSLLLAARTTEDAEALAPVLGVVGAAEKVSDAAGDIAKVVLEDIGVPDAMRAALPEAVETLVRAELAADSAYAGSTLQDVNMETETGVRVIAIRRGGDWILNPGPDTELAADDALLLRGPDQAIGGVYETATGERYEPPDVPEPEIEDLERAVDSVVLMKNMSELAVDLAYGAVLFDSTDLAEEVLELEAEVDALQSRFEAWTLRAAADVPDPVSLRGLVHIANATEVISDAALEISEGVLRGLDTHAVVQEAVEESDEVIIRVAVDERSSLDDTTLGGHAVKTETGMRVIGVRRPERAGEHASDDERWVVHPGPDTQIRAGDVLLAKGTRAGAGRLRELAAGSET, from the coding sequence ATGGCAGGCCGCGTCGAGTACGAACCCGCGAGCGTCAAAGAACTGCTCGCGGAGATGAAGGACACCGCCGAACTCCTCATCGACCTCTCGTTTTCGGCGGTACTCCACGGCAGCGACGGCGTGGCCGAGGAAGTGTTGAAACTCGAGGAACGCATGGACGTCCTCCAGTTGCGGGCGCGGATGAGCCTCCTGCTCGCCGCCCGAACCACGGAGGACGCGGAGGCGCTCGCGCCCGTGCTCGGCGTCGTCGGCGCGGCGGAGAAGGTCAGCGACGCCGCGGGCGACATCGCGAAGGTCGTCCTGGAGGACATCGGCGTGCCGGACGCGATGCGCGCGGCGCTCCCCGAGGCCGTCGAGACGCTGGTGCGCGCGGAACTCGCCGCGGACTCGGCGTACGCGGGCAGCACGCTCCAGGACGTGAACATGGAGACCGAGACTGGCGTGCGCGTCATCGCCATCCGGCGCGGCGGCGACTGGATCCTGAACCCGGGCCCGGACACCGAACTCGCGGCGGACGACGCGCTCCTGTTGCGCGGCCCCGACCAGGCTATCGGCGGGGTCTACGAGACGGCGACGGGCGAGCGCTACGAACCACCCGACGTCCCGGAACCCGAAATCGAGGACCTGGAGCGCGCCGTCGACTCCGTCGTGCTGATGAAGAACATGAGCGAGCTCGCGGTCGACCTCGCGTACGGCGCGGTGCTGTTCGACTCCACGGACCTCGCCGAGGAGGTGCTGGAACTCGAGGCGGAGGTCGACGCGCTCCAGTCGCGCTTCGAGGCGTGGACGCTCAGGGCGGCGGCGGACGTGCCAGACCCCGTGTCGCTGCGCGGCCTCGTCCATATTGCGAACGCGACGGAGGTCATCAGCGACGCCGCCCTCGAGATCAGCGAGGGCGTGCTTCGGGGGCTGGACACGCACGCTGTCGTCCAGGAGGCCGTCGAGGAGTCCGACGAGGTCATCATTCGCGTCGCGGTCGACGAGAGAAGTAGCCTCGACGACACGACGCTCGGCGGGCACGCCGTGAAGACGGAGACCGGAATGCGCGTCATCGGGGTGCGCCGCCCGGAACGTGCCGGCGAGCACGCAAGCGACGACGAGCGGTGGGTCGTCCACCCCGGCCCGGACACCCAGATTCGGGCGGGCGACGTGCTGCTGGCGAAGGGAACGCGGGCGGGCGCCGGCCGCCTCCGAGAACTGGCGGCCGGCTCGGAGACGTAG
- a CDS encoding DUF7536 family protein codes for MPERPGVDNLVAALDLRTQALRGFAVGVLVAAAAYYFFVVMSGGSLYDPFLVALAGVLAFTAGLLATLAFAIGAAVRLARSLDQPPARNVD; via the coding sequence ATGCCAGAGCGTCCGGGAGTGGACAACCTCGTGGCCGCGCTCGACCTGCGAACGCAGGCGCTGCGCGGGTTCGCCGTGGGCGTGCTCGTCGCGGCAGCGGCGTACTACTTCTTCGTGGTGATGTCCGGCGGGTCACTGTACGACCCGTTCCTGGTCGCGCTCGCCGGCGTGCTCGCGTTCACCGCCGGGTTGCTCGCAACGCTCGCGTTCGCTATCGGTGCGGCAGTCCGCCTCGCGCGCAGTCTCGACCAGCCGCCAGCGCGAAACGTCGACTAG
- a CDS encoding succinylglutamate desuccinylase/aspartoacylase family protein: MTTLGTASAAPGELDTGRLTVGETRDGTTAGLPVAVVNGERDGKTLYVQAASDGDELNGVGVVRRVVPQLDPAEIAGEILVVGITNFYGFQVAEHRNPIDDTKMNRAYPGNANGSSSERIAHATFSVAKDADLVLDLHQGSTSRMINEVRVRCGSRHRLHDECLELARVFDCGYVLDQKGPEGQLARVAPDRGVPTIDPELGGAVGWDEESIQYGVEGVFNVLHHYGFLDGDAEPAPQTRATDFDRYGSLVGGLVDFHADLGDWVEAGDTLFEVTDVFGTLKATVTADDDGIFWRTRRKPQVATGEYVCSVGTDVDRVE, translated from the coding sequence ATGACGACTCTGGGCACGGCGTCGGCCGCCCCCGGTGAACTCGACACCGGGCGGTTGACGGTCGGTGAGACGCGCGACGGCACCACGGCCGGGCTTCCGGTCGCGGTCGTGAACGGCGAGCGCGACGGGAAGACCCTCTACGTGCAGGCAGCCAGCGACGGCGACGAACTCAACGGCGTGGGCGTGGTTCGCCGCGTCGTCCCGCAACTCGACCCCGCGGAGATCGCTGGCGAGATACTCGTCGTCGGCATCACGAACTTCTACGGCTTTCAGGTCGCAGAACACCGCAACCCCATCGACGACACGAAGATGAATCGTGCGTATCCGGGGAACGCGAACGGGTCGTCCTCCGAGCGCATCGCGCACGCGACGTTCTCCGTGGCGAAGGACGCCGACCTCGTGCTCGACCTCCACCAGGGGTCGACGTCGCGCATGATAAACGAGGTGCGTGTGCGGTGTGGCAGCCGCCACCGACTCCACGACGAGTGCCTCGAACTCGCGCGGGTGTTCGATTGTGGGTACGTCCTCGACCAGAAGGGGCCGGAGGGCCAACTCGCGCGCGTCGCGCCGGACCGCGGCGTCCCGACCATCGACCCGGAACTCGGCGGCGCGGTGGGCTGGGACGAGGAGTCCATTCAGTACGGCGTCGAGGGCGTGTTCAACGTCCTGCACCACTACGGCTTCCTCGACGGCGACGCCGAGCCCGCACCCCAGACGCGCGCGACGGACTTCGACCGGTACGGCTCGCTGGTCGGCGGCCTCGTCGACTTCCATGCGGACCTGGGGGACTGGGTGGAGGCGGGCGACACGCTGTTCGAGGTGACCGACGTGTTCGGGACGCTGAAGGCAACCGTGACCGCGGACGACGACGGCATCTTCTGGCGGACGCGCCGCAAGCCCCAGGTCGCGACCGGCGAGTACGTCTGCTCGGTCGGAACGGACGTGGACAGGGTAGAATGA
- a CDS encoding threonine synthase, translating into MNALECRACSRTYESGTDEPWRCECGHALDFAERPLPADSEPNVDPRDGLWAFDEFLPVGQEVTLGEGWTPLADAPEWDAQFKLDYVFPSGSFKDRGAALTLSRAAELGVERVVEDSSGNAGAAIAQYAARAGIDAEIYVPASVKSSKLDAIEAAGATPVRVEGSRQDVTDACIQESVGGDAWYASHAWNPAFYAGTATFALELAAQRDWSVPDAVVLPLGHGTLFLGAYRGFRALHDAEWTDSMPRLLGVQAEGVAPIVDARDGGAGRGSDEAANDAADGIQIRKPARLDQVLDAIEDTGGDAIACSEAATEDALAALGERGFYVEPTSAVAVAGLEAYRERGAIDPDEDVSVALTGSGLKT; encoded by the coding sequence ATGAACGCTCTCGAGTGTCGAGCCTGTAGTCGGACGTACGAGTCCGGCACGGACGAGCCGTGGCGCTGTGAGTGCGGGCACGCACTCGACTTCGCGGAGCGTCCATTGCCAGCAGACAGCGAACCCAACGTCGACCCACGCGACGGCCTGTGGGCGTTCGACGAGTTCCTGCCGGTCGGCCAGGAGGTGACGCTCGGCGAGGGGTGGACGCCGCTCGCGGACGCCCCGGAGTGGGACGCCCAGTTCAAACTCGACTACGTGTTCCCGTCGGGGAGTTTCAAGGACCGCGGCGCGGCGCTCACGCTCTCCCGTGCGGCCGAGTTGGGTGTCGAGCGCGTCGTCGAGGACTCCTCGGGGAACGCGGGCGCGGCCATCGCCCAGTACGCCGCGCGCGCCGGCATCGACGCCGAAATATACGTGCCCGCGTCGGTCAAGTCCTCGAAACTCGACGCCATCGAGGCGGCGGGCGCCACACCGGTCCGGGTCGAGGGGAGTCGGCAGGACGTGACGGACGCGTGCATCCAGGAATCCGTCGGCGGGGACGCGTGGTACGCGAGCCACGCGTGGAACCCGGCGTTCTACGCGGGGACGGCGACGTTCGCGCTGGAACTCGCGGCCCAGCGCGACTGGTCGGTGCCGGACGCAGTCGTGTTGCCGCTGGGCCACGGCACGCTGTTCCTCGGCGCGTACCGCGGATTCCGCGCGCTCCACGACGCCGAGTGGACGGACTCGATGCCGCGACTGCTTGGTGTGCAGGCCGAGGGCGTCGCGCCCATCGTCGATGCGCGCGACGGCGGCGCGGGGCGGGGGAGCGACGAGGCAGCGAACGACGCCGCGGACGGCATCCAGATCCGGAAGCCGGCGCGTCTGGACCAGGTGCTCGACGCCATCGAGGACACTGGCGGCGACGCCATCGCGTGCTCGGAGGCGGCAACCGAGGACGCGCTCGCCGCGCTCGGGGAACGCGGGTTCTACGTCGAACCGACGAGCGCCGTCGCCGTCGCCGGCCTGGAGGCGTACCGCGAGCGCGGCGCCATCGACCCGGACGAGGACGTCTCCGTGGCGCTCACGGGGAGCGGACTGAAGACGTGA
- a CDS encoding NUDIX domain-containing protein, producing MIPDYCPHCGTELGERDVEGRVRKWCSTCERPVYRNAVPCGDVTVVDGERALLVQRGVPPGEGEWSIPGGHLEVDEEPRVGAARELREETGVVAEPDALTLLETTQLEPYGEKHVVSTAYAVGADAVRGTAIAGSDATAVEWVARGDLDGRETRQHVERRVDAAVAAVCETE from the coding sequence GTGATTCCGGACTACTGCCCGCACTGCGGGACCGAACTCGGCGAACGGGACGTCGAGGGCCGCGTGCGGAAGTGGTGTTCGACGTGCGAGCGGCCGGTGTACCGGAACGCGGTGCCGTGCGGGGACGTCACCGTAGTCGACGGCGAGCGTGCGCTGCTCGTCCAACGGGGTGTGCCGCCCGGCGAGGGCGAGTGGTCGATTCCCGGCGGCCACCTGGAAGTCGACGAGGAACCGCGCGTCGGTGCTGCCCGCGAGTTGCGCGAGGAGACGGGTGTGGTCGCCGAACCGGACGCGCTGACGCTTCTGGAGACGACACAACTCGAGCCGTACGGGGAGAAACACGTCGTGTCGACTGCGTACGCCGTCGGTGCGGACGCGGTGCGCGGGACGGCTATCGCCGGTTCCGACGCGACTGCAGTCGAGTGGGTGGCACGCGGGGACCTCGATGGCCGGGAGACCAGGCAGCACGTCGAGCGGCGAGTGGACGCGGCGGTTGCCGCGGTCTGCGAGACTGAATGA
- the glpR gene encoding HTH-type transcriptional regulator GlpR — MLPAERKRVIVELVSEHDGCSVDDLADDLEYSKATIRRDLRELEDDELIERSHGGAVPVTTIGKEQTYGQKEVQNLEIKRAIAGRAVEEISEGQVVFFDAGTTTMQVAKRASEDGSFLGVTNSPPLALEVGLADASVKLTGGTLRPKTQSLVGPSAERFLERMHFDQLFLGTNSVDCDAGCTTPNEEEAQMKAKMVERAERVVLVADETKLGERSFVQFANLADLDLFVTDATLTGERREAFESAGVTIADEVQP; from the coding sequence ATGCTTCCAGCCGAGCGCAAGCGGGTGATCGTCGAACTGGTGTCAGAACACGACGGCTGTTCCGTCGATGACCTCGCGGACGACCTCGAATACTCGAAGGCGACCATCCGGCGCGACCTCCGGGAACTCGAGGACGACGAGCTCATCGAACGGTCCCACGGCGGCGCCGTCCCGGTCACGACCATCGGGAAAGAGCAGACGTACGGCCAGAAGGAGGTCCAGAATCTGGAGATCAAGCGCGCCATCGCCGGCCGCGCCGTCGAAGAGATATCGGAGGGACAGGTCGTGTTCTTCGACGCGGGCACGACGACGATGCAGGTCGCGAAGCGCGCCTCGGAAGACGGGTCGTTCCTCGGCGTGACGAACTCGCCGCCGCTCGCGCTCGAAGTCGGCCTGGCGGACGCGTCGGTGAAACTCACCGGCGGAACGCTCCGGCCGAAGACCCAGTCGCTCGTCGGGCCGTCCGCCGAGCGGTTCCTGGAGCGGATGCACTTCGACCAGTTGTTCCTCGGCACGAACAGCGTCGACTGCGACGCCGGATGTACCACCCCCAACGAAGAGGAGGCCCAGATGAAGGCAAAGATGGTGGAACGCGCGGAGCGCGTCGTCCTCGTCGCCGACGAGACGAAACTCGGCGAGCGGAGTTTCGTCCAGTTCGCGAATCTGGCGGACCTCGACCTGTTCGTCACCGACGCGACGCTCACGGGCGAACGACGCGAGGCGTTCGAATCGGCAGGCGTGACCATCGCCGACGAGGTCCAGCCGTGA
- the pfkB gene encoding 1-phosphofructokinase: MILTLTLNPAVDHTARVDEALTPDAIHRADDAQFDPGGKGINVSEYLLELGTETVATGPVGGFTGEFLRSNLAELGVPTDFVDVDGRTRLNTTVLADGEEYKLNHRGPTLSEDAVDDLLDTMTEWAPDVVVVAGSLPPGVSPSDVDHLAAAGDWETFVDVDGETMQALDASYAGCKPNRQELAAATGRAVDDLEGCLAAARDLQSRGFERVVASLGGDGAVMVTPTATYYAPALDVDVVDTVSAGDSLFAGVLSALVAGESDRVALETGVAVAARAVSVPGTVVPTLGGIERDVERVSVSEY; this comes from the coding sequence GTGATTCTTACGCTCACGCTCAACCCGGCCGTCGACCACACGGCGCGCGTCGACGAGGCGCTCACGCCGGACGCGATACACCGCGCCGACGACGCCCAGTTCGACCCCGGCGGCAAGGGCATCAACGTCTCCGAGTACCTGCTCGAACTCGGCACCGAAACCGTGGCGACCGGTCCCGTCGGCGGGTTCACGGGCGAGTTCCTCCGGAGCAACCTCGCGGAACTCGGCGTTCCGACGGACTTCGTCGACGTGGACGGCCGAACGCGGCTGAACACGACTGTTCTCGCGGACGGCGAGGAGTACAAACTCAACCACCGCGGACCGACGCTCTCTGAAGACGCGGTCGACGACCTCCTCGACACGATGACCGAGTGGGCGCCCGACGTTGTCGTGGTCGCGGGGTCGCTCCCGCCGGGCGTCAGCCCGAGTGACGTCGACCATCTCGCGGCCGCGGGCGACTGGGAGACGTTCGTGGACGTGGACGGCGAGACGATGCAGGCTCTGGACGCGTCCTACGCGGGTTGTAAGCCGAACCGGCAGGAACTCGCGGCGGCGACTGGCCGCGCCGTCGACGACCTGGAGGGCTGTCTCGCCGCCGCCAGGGACCTCCAGTCCCGCGGGTTCGAGCGGGTCGTTGCGTCCCTGGGCGGCGACGGCGCCGTGATGGTGACGCCGACGGCCACGTACTACGCGCCGGCCCTCGACGTCGACGTCGTGGACACCGTGAGCGCGGGAGACTCGCTCTTCGCAGGCGTGCTCTCGGCGCTCGTGGCGGGCGAGTCCGACCGGGTGGCGCTCGAAACCGGCGTCGCCGTCGCCGCGCGCGCCGTCTCGGTGCCGGGAACAGTCGTGCCGACACTCGGCGGCATCGAGCGGGATGTCGAACGCGTGTCCGTTTCTGAGTACTGA
- a CDS encoding PTS fructose transporter subunit IIC: MAARDTAESALSSHVTSVKEDLMTGVSFMIPFVTIGGIFLALGYAVGNTEQVFSNTGSLGWFLAQMGVAGLTIMVPILGAYIAYAIADRPGLAPGFLLAYIIQQGNVVAAAGEVVGISGGQAGAGYLGALVAGLLAGYVARAIKNLDVPSAIEPMMPVLIIPVATTAILFPIVLFVLGVPVAMANAALTDFLSGMQGSQALVVGAILGGMMAFDMGGPVNKVAYVFAVGLLSEGVAGPMAAVMIGGMIPPIGMAISNFVAPHKYAEEMYENGKSGVILGASFITEGAIPYAAADPLRVIPSIVAGSAVGGALSMALGVTMPAPHGGIFVVPLSNKPFVFLGCILLGSLVTAVVATAVKPDYDARVASEEVAADAEATD; encoded by the coding sequence ATGGCAGCGAGAGACACCGCGGAAAGCGCGCTTTCCTCACACGTAACGTCAGTGAAAGAGGACCTCATGACAGGGGTCTCGTTCATGATACCGTTCGTCACCATCGGCGGTATCTTCCTGGCCCTCGGCTACGCGGTCGGGAACACGGAACAGGTGTTCTCGAACACCGGTTCGCTGGGCTGGTTCCTCGCACAGATGGGGGTCGCGGGCCTCACCATCATGGTGCCCATCCTCGGCGCGTACATCGCGTACGCCATCGCGGACCGACCGGGCCTCGCACCCGGCTTCCTGCTCGCGTACATCATCCAACAGGGCAACGTCGTCGCCGCCGCCGGCGAAGTAGTCGGCATCAGTGGCGGCCAGGCGGGCGCCGGCTACCTCGGCGCGCTCGTCGCCGGCCTGCTCGCCGGATACGTCGCACGCGCGATCAAGAACCTCGACGTTCCGAGCGCCATCGAACCGATGATGCCGGTACTCATCATCCCCGTCGCGACGACGGCCATCCTGTTCCCTATCGTGCTGTTCGTGCTCGGCGTTCCCGTCGCAATGGCGAACGCCGCACTCACCGACTTCCTCTCGGGGATGCAGGGCTCACAGGCGCTCGTCGTGGGCGCCATCCTCGGCGGGATGATGGCCTTCGACATGGGCGGCCCCGTCAACAAAGTCGCGTACGTGTTCGCGGTCGGCCTCCTCAGTGAGGGCGTCGCCGGACCGATGGCCGCCGTGATGATTGGGGGGATGATTCCGCCCATCGGGATGGCCATCTCGAACTTCGTCGCGCCCCACAAGTACGCTGAGGAGATGTACGAGAACGGCAAGAGCGGCGTCATCCTCGGCGCCTCGTTCATCACCGAGGGAGCCATCCCGTACGCGGCCGCCGACCCCCTTCGCGTCATCCCAAGCATCGTCGCCGGGAGTGCGGTGGGTGGCGCGCTGTCGATGGCGCTCGGCGTCACGATGCCCGCCCCGCACGGCGGCATCTTCGTCGTGCCGCTCTCGAACAAGCCGTTCGTGTTCCTCGGTTGCATCCTCCTCGGTTCCCTGGTGACCGCCGTCGTCGCAACGGCCGTCAAGCCCGACTACGACGCCCGCGTCGCCTCCGAGGAAGTCGCCGCCGACGCTGAAGCCACCGACTGA
- a CDS encoding PTS sugar transporter subunit IIA, which yields MDDAELQEILADDHVSLAEPPAEKTACIEYLLDLLVDAGRVTDREQALADLMERESQTTTGVGHGVGIPHAKTAGVDEPSVAFTRSSEGVDFGAMDGEPATLVFMILVPEDAGERHLSILSSLSRALVHDETRESLHETESPADVRAALGEVVA from the coding sequence ATGGACGACGCCGAACTTCAGGAGATTCTCGCCGACGACCACGTATCGCTCGCTGAACCACCGGCCGAAAAGACAGCGTGTATCGAGTACCTCCTCGACCTGCTCGTGGACGCCGGTCGCGTCACTGACCGGGAGCAGGCGCTCGCGGACCTCATGGAGCGCGAATCCCAGACGACGACCGGCGTCGGGCACGGCGTCGGCATCCCACACGCGAAGACCGCCGGCGTCGACGAACCGTCCGTCGCGTTCACCCGTTCGAGTGAGGGCGTCGACTTCGGCGCGATGGACGGCGAACCCGCAACGCTCGTGTTCATGATTCTCGTGCCCGAGGACGCCGGCGAACGACACCTCTCTATCCTCAGTTCGCTCTCGCGCGCACTTGTCCACGACGAGACGAGGGAATCACTCCACGAAACCGAGTCTCCGGCCGACGTGCGCGCCGCGCTCGGCGAGGTGGTGGCGTGA
- a CDS encoding HPr family phosphocarrier protein gives MTDRVVTVVPEAGLHARPASEFVETANEFDGDIRIATVGDGDPVDARSMLGVTSLGVESGEDVRISAEGGDAEAAIDALEGVLSTPENGGGD, from the coding sequence GTGACCGACCGCGTCGTCACCGTCGTCCCGGAGGCCGGCCTGCACGCCCGGCCCGCCTCGGAGTTTGTAGAGACCGCCAACGAGTTCGACGGCGACATCCGAATCGCGACCGTCGGCGACGGTGACCCGGTGGACGCCCGGAGTATGCTCGGCGTCACGAGCCTCGGCGTCGAGTCCGGCGAGGACGTCCGCATCAGCGCCGAGGGCGGGGACGCGGAGGCGGCGATCGACGCGCTCGAGGGCGTCCTCTCCACGCCCGAGAACGGGGGTGGCGACTGA
- the ptsP gene encoding phosphoenolpyruvate--protein phosphotransferase, with protein MTVRSLEGVGTTPLAGVGTVVWYEDDGELGDPPDPATVDPKTERERFASAQEQAVAELEREREQTADAVGEEEAAVFDAHAQFVEDPQLADGVEAAIDDGLPAEHAVYEALGEHVDRFESMDGRMAERADDLRDVRDRLVRILTDGERVDLGALPEDAVLLAERLTPSDTAALDPERVAGFATATGGRTSHAAIFARSLAIPAVVGVGDDLHGIEDGATVVVDGERGLVTTNPDEETRARAAETDTADVIERSVETADGKPVEVAANLGTPAEIEGAVARGADGVGLLRTEFLFMDREAPPSEDEQREAYESVLSAFPDDRVVVRTLDVGGDKPIPYLDAPDEENPFLGERGVRRSLGPDADLFETQLRALLRAAGSEHGDGLAVMFPLVSTVGELEAALDAVERVAGDLEDEGIEYATPELGAMIETPAGALVADELGARVDFLSIGTNDLAQYVMAAARDNDRVAALHDPAHPAVLRAIRRTVEAGHAHDCWVGMCGEMAGDPAYTELLVGLGLDELSMSAVTAPAVKAGVAATDSQDASDLAARALAASTKDQVTDIVTNTQ; from the coding sequence CTGACGGTGCGGTCCCTGGAGGGCGTCGGAACGACGCCGCTGGCGGGCGTCGGGACGGTGGTGTGGTACGAGGACGACGGTGAACTTGGGGACCCGCCCGACCCGGCGACCGTCGACCCGAAGACGGAGCGCGAGCGCTTCGCGTCGGCGCAGGAGCAGGCGGTCGCGGAGCTCGAACGCGAGCGCGAGCAGACTGCCGACGCCGTCGGCGAGGAAGAGGCCGCAGTGTTCGACGCCCACGCGCAGTTCGTCGAGGACCCCCAGCTCGCGGACGGCGTCGAAGCGGCCATCGACGACGGTCTTCCCGCCGAACACGCCGTCTACGAGGCGCTCGGCGAGCACGTCGATCGCTTCGAGTCGATGGACGGCCGGATGGCAGAACGCGCTGACGACCTGCGCGACGTCCGGGACCGACTCGTCCGCATCCTCACTGATGGTGAGCGCGTCGACCTCGGCGCGCTCCCAGAGGACGCGGTGTTGCTCGCGGAGCGACTCACGCCGAGCGACACCGCCGCCCTCGACCCGGAGCGCGTCGCCGGCTTCGCGACCGCAACGGGCGGACGGACCTCTCACGCCGCTATCTTCGCTCGGTCACTCGCCATCCCCGCCGTCGTCGGCGTTGGCGACGACCTGCACGGAATCGAGGACGGCGCGACGGTCGTGGTCGACGGCGAGCGGGGCCTCGTGACGACGAACCCGGACGAGGAGACCCGCGCCCGTGCCGCCGAAACCGACACTGCGGACGTCATCGAGCGCTCCGTGGAGACCGCGGACGGCAAACCGGTCGAGGTGGCCGCGAACCTCGGGACGCCGGCGGAGATCGAGGGCGCCGTCGCCCGCGGCGCTGACGGCGTCGGCCTCCTCCGGACGGAGTTCCTCTTCATGGACCGTGAGGCGCCGCCGTCCGAGGACGAACAGCGCGAAGCGTACGAGTCGGTGTTGTCGGCGTTCCCGGACGACCGGGTCGTCGTCCGGACGCTCGACGTCGGCGGCGACAAGCCGATTCCCTACCTCGACGCGCCCGACGAGGAGAACCCGTTCCTCGGGGAGCGCGGGGTTCGCCGCTCGCTCGGCCCGGACGCCGACCTCTTCGAGACGCAACTCCGCGCGCTCCTCCGCGCCGCCGGCAGCGAACACGGCGACGGACTGGCCGTCATGTTCCCGCTGGTCTCGACCGTCGGGGAACTCGAGGCGGCACTCGACGCCGTGGAGCGAGTGGCCGGGGACCTCGAGGACGAGGGAATCGAGTACGCGACGCCCGAACTGGGCGCGATGATAGAGACGCCGGCGGGCGCACTGGTCGCAGACGAACTCGGCGCGCGCGTCGACTTCCTCTCCATCGGCACGAACGACCTCGCGCAGTACGTGATGGCCGCCGCGCGGGACAACGACCGCGTCGCGGCGCTCCACGACCCCGCGCACCCGGCCGTCCTGCGGGCGATCCGGCGGACCGTCGAAGCGGGACACGCCCACGACTGCTGGGTCGGCATGTGCGGGGAGATGGCGGGCGACCCGGCCTACACGGAACTCCTCGTGGGACTCGGCCTCGACGAACTGAGCATGAGTGCCGTGACCGCGCCTGCCGTCAAGGCGGGCGTGGCGGCGACCGACAGTCAGGACGCGAGCGACCTCGCAGCGCGGGCGCTCGCGGCCAGCACGAAAGACCAAGTAACCGACATCGTAACAAACACACAATGA
- a CDS encoding PTS fructose transporter subunit IIB, with amino-acid sequence MNLVAVTSCPTGIAHSQMAAENLEQTADRLGHDIKVEVQGAMGTENELTADEIDDADAVIIAADTSVKRDRFQGKPLMKGTVKDAVNDAEHLIQEASAAESDGQTDGEATDGDTRSSRQNASTRSRGGDRSKGLFARLKRLFS; translated from the coding sequence ATGAATCTCGTCGCAGTCACGTCCTGTCCGACAGGTATCGCACACAGCCAGATGGCAGCAGAGAACCTCGAACAGACCGCCGACCGCCTCGGCCACGACATCAAGGTCGAGGTGCAGGGCGCCATGGGCACCGAGAACGAACTCACCGCGGACGAAATCGACGACGCGGACGCCGTGATAATCGCGGCGGACACGTCAGTGAAGCGCGACCGCTTCCAGGGCAAACCGCTCATGAAGGGGACGGTAAAGGATGCAGTGAACGACGCGGAACACCTCATCCAGGAGGCCAGCGCCGCCGAATCGGACGGTCAGACAGACGGCGAGGCGACCGACGGCGACACCCGGAGCAGTCGCCAGAACGCCAGCACGCGGTCGCGCGGCGGTGACCGCTCGAAGGGCCTGTTCGCGCGCCTGAAGCGACTGTTCTCGTAG
- a CDS encoding DUF7511 domain-containing protein: MTVGDDPRRSDTATASTNSVTFVETKLDCRIEEYDDRAECTLFPADVSEDDLVTTWVTAANDDAFVDLETVR, encoded by the coding sequence ATGACCGTTGGCGACGACCCACGGCGCTCCGACACCGCCACCGCCTCCACGAACTCGGTCACGTTCGTCGAGACGAAACTCGACTGCCGGATCGAGGAGTACGACGACCGCGCGGAGTGCACACTGTTCCCGGCGGACGTCTCCGAGGACGACCTCGTGACGACGTGGGTCACCGCCGCGAACGACGACGCGTTCGTCGACCTCGAGACTGTCCGGTAG